The following nucleotide sequence is from Aptenodytes patagonicus chromosome 6, bAptPat1.pri.cur, whole genome shotgun sequence.
GTGGGGCTTGGGGCTCCGGACCGAGCTCCCCGCAGCGGGATAACTTTGCTAGTCGGTGATGGGGAGCGGTCGGGGAGCGCCGGTACCGGCCGGGAGAGGCTCTCTCGGGAGTCCCCGCTGCGGCTCCCGGCGCCCGCCTTTGTCTGCGAGCCGCGGCGGAGCGTCCCCCGGGGGCGCCGGGCACCCGGGCGGGCTGCCCTCCCCGCCGGGTCGTGGGCGGCGATGCGCCCCGTCGAGCCCGGGGTCGCGGCCGGGTCCTCCCGCCGCTGCCGGGAAAGTTGCGGGGGGACCCGACTCGATCCGGGAGGGTGCGTGGGAAGGTGGCGGGGGATGGGGCGGCCGTGACCGGGGGCCTCCTCACCCTGTGCCCCGGCCGGCACCGGGCCGTGCCGCTCCCGGGGGAAGCggggctggaggggaaaaaacccggcagggaggaggaaggtttACAAAAAACAACCGTCAAACGCCGTCTCTGGCAGATTTCGATTTCACTTCTGTTTCCCTCTGCCGCAgccgtacccccccccccccccccccaactcgcCCTGCCTCCGCTCCGGGGCCGCGGCTCGGTCCccgctgcctccagctctcccgGAGCCGGGAAGCGGCGAGGCGGGTCGATCCCCGTCCCTCTCCAGGGGAACGGGGCCAAGTTTGCCGTTAACCTTCCCCTGCCCTTTACAGCGTGGGGGAAGGGGGCCTCGTCCCCGGCTCGGCCTCCCGGGGGGGACGGGGGTCCGCgctgcggggcgggcggaggcgcgCTCGGCGGCAAGgtgaccccccccgacacacacatacacacccccgGTGGCGGGGGCGAAGCGCGGAGGCACCGGGGCCGTTCGCCCTCGTCCCGCCTTGCCGTCCGGAGCGCtcccgggagggggggggatcccgccccgcccgggcggcggctccgcgccgagcgccgcccccggccgccgccgtgCCGCGGGGCGCCCACCACGTgcggccctgcccgcgccgccccctGGGAGCCGGAgtccgccgcgccgccccccgccgggaCTACACTTCCCGGCAACccgcggggcgccgggccggCGCGCTGGCGGGCGGCCAATGAGAGGGGCGCGGAGAGTGGCGCGCGGTTTGAACGGCGGCCGGGCGCGTGGCGGCGCGGGGGAGCCCCCTGCCGGCGGGAGGCGCGGGCTGCGGCGGGTCCTCCGCCgtcccggggggggcgggggggtgggtgggtggacgCGGCCGCTTGctggggcggcgggcaggggcgaTCCCGGCCCCCGTTCCGCCGGGATCCTGCCCTCTGCCGCGGCCTGCCCCTGCCGGGAGCTGCGGCTGCACGGGCAGTTGCTGGCGCTCGCGCCCTGGGAGCAGAGCGGGAGCGAAGGTAGAGCTTCCCGGGCAGTTGGTGTATGACTAAACACCATCGCTATTTTATGGACAAACAGCCTCGCCACACCTATAATTAGAGGCTCTGTCAAAGCTTTGGAGCTAAAGCAGTCCTGCTGCACGGACTCCTCGTTTGGAGGCTGCTGTACACATCTGTCTGTTTGTGTTGGAGGGGGCCTGGGGAAAGGGAGAAGCTGTGGTCCTTTCTGCAACCCTGTTGCTAGCACAGGCTTCATGACCTGGCATCCCGATGGTCGTTAAACTGAGAGCATCTTCAGTGGTGCGGGAAAGGTCAGGGCTGGAGATCGGTCCAGTGAAAATCCCCAAGAATGAGTTGTTCCTTCACCGGGAGAATCGCTTACGTTTTGTGAAGGACTCTCTTTGAAGAGAATGGTCGGGCGCAGCGAGATGTGGAAACTCTGACTGCTTGATTTGCTCGGTGTTTAACTTAGGAAATGCTTTGTCGCCCTCGTGCCTGTTTGCCTGATGCGAGGCAACGGTTGCAGAACGCAGCAGCGCGATGGTGCGCGAGAGGTTAAACGGTTCTGATCAGCCTCTGGGAAACGGGGGAGCAGGGAGCCGCTGACGGTGTAGAACTGTGGTGGAACTGGGCAGCGTGGAGGAGATGGCCTGGGATTCGTATGTGAGCAGTGAAAGGAGGCGGGAgcttgtggtttttgttttaccCCAGACTCCTGGGATGCTGGCTTGACTAGGTGAGGTTCGATCAACAGGTGTAGTCTCCCCAAAGCTTGCTTCCAAAGGAAGTCTTTCCTCGGTGCGCTGGCAGCCTGGGTGTCTCCGGTAACAGCATCCATGCGTGCCCTTCTGGGTCTGAGCAGTTTAAATAGCCTGGTGGTTTAAAACCCCTGCACTGTCTCGCCTAAGCAGCCTGCAGGGCAGCAGAAACCCTCCCAAAACGGAGCAACGGTCACGCTAGCAGGGCCAGGGCCGTGCTGTTACCCGCCGGTGTTCCCACGAGGAAGTGACAGTGGCTCAGCAGGAGTGAAAGTGCCCGCTCGCTGCGGGCTGCCGAGGCAGCCGCAAAGAGCAGGCGGGAGGGGGGCAAAGCCGCTTGCCGCCGCTGCAGCGAAGTAGGGAGCTGCCAGCAACTTCTAAACACCTCGCGGTCGCTGCTGAAGCCGGCTgtgtggctgtgctgctggccccgGGGAAGGGCCTCTCTGCTTTCCTTGGCTGGGGTAACGCTCCTTGTGCTGAAGGATCTCGCTCCAGCTGATGGAGGAACAGAAGGGGAGGAGGATGCAAGCAGAGATGCCAGTGTTAAATCCAAGTGTTCGTTATGCGGGAACATAAAGTTGGATCCTCTCAGCCTGTTTGCCGAGCGGCTTGGCATGACATTTTGACAGTGATCAATAGCAAAAACACACACCGCTCTGCTCGCGGTGGAGATTTGAACCGAACTAGCCAGGCACGGCTCTTGGAGCAGTGTAAAAATAGacttcttcccccaccccatcctGTTACACTTAAAGCTGCGAGCTGGATCCTGGAGTCTCCTCTCTGCCGCTGCGAGAAAGGCCAGGCGTCTAATATTTGCCGTATGATTttccccaggcagggcagggaccgCAGTCTTTGCTAACGAGTCCCTGGGATTTGTTCCTGCTGCGAAGGTACCGAGCAGCCGTGGACGTCCGCAGCCCTGGGGCGGCGGAGCCCGTACGTTGGACGGGGCTGCCGGCTCTCCATGGCATTGCAGGAGCTTGCGTGGACTGTGCTAAGATGGGCAatcagccagctctgctgctgttgaGCATATGCAGGCGGCCAGCTCTGTGTGTTTGGGAGCTCAGAGGTGAAACAGAGCAGTCTCTTTTTAAGATAGCTTGTCTCTGGCAAGGCTGACTTGGATTGAGATTCGCCCCCACGCTCTCCCGTTCCCAAGGAGGAGCCAGAACGTGGCGACCAAATCACAGAGCAAATCGGTGTGAAGAGAAACCAGCTCCCGCTCTCTCTCGGACTGTGGTTTTCACACCTGATCTGCAGCTTCTCTGACCCAGGCACCTGGAATCGGGGtgacttctctgcttttctgctccTTCCAGGATctaaaagagaagaaggaagttgttgaagaaacagaaaatggcagAGATGCACCGGCCAACGGCAACGCTGTGAGTATGGCTAAGAtctgcagggagaggcagccCTTATGCCAAcgcctttttattttcctccccttctgGCTTTTGCTGCGAGcttgtccccagccctgcctgagaGGGGACCCCTCCAAATGGCAGCACTGCACTGTGCGGAGCCCTCGAGCCTTTGGGGCTTCAGGTTCATCAGACGCTCCTGAGCCTGTGGGCAGTTCATGTGTGTGCAGAAAGGAAGGGCTGGGCTTGGATCCCCTCCCCGAAAGCCCTGTGAGGTTGTGTCCAGTGCCACCTCCTTCCTAGGCactggaaaaggaggggaaaaaaaaaacccgaacactAGGTTTACAGTGTTGCAATTAGTTGAGCGGGGAAACACACTGTGTACAAGTAAACTGGTTGGCTTCCTATTTTTAACATGCTGGGGGAAATTCGCTCTGCATTTCAATGTGTCACAAGAGCCTTTGCAGTCTTTGTCTTGGCCTCAAAGCTGCAGCCCCCAGTTACTCTAGACTTGATCCTTCGTGCCTGGGCTCCCTGTGTCGTGTGGAGGCAGGCAGGAAGCGGGATGCGCGCCGGGGGCTCTGGCGGCCTGGTGCCTTGCTTTAGGCAGGAAAGGTGGGGACGCGCACTTCTGCTGAacgtctttttttcccccttctcccttccccagtgcattttttttttaagtgatgtttTGTCTTGCCAAGGAGAACGAGGAAAACGGAGAGCAGGAGGCTGACAACGAAGTAgacgaagaggaagaggaaggtggtgaggaagaggacgaggaggaagagggtgATGGTAACTTTCTCtgttccccccgcccccatccCATGGCTGCgtcctgccctgggcagcagaCTCCCGGGAAGCAGAGGAGAGCTCTCGCCAGCCGGGCTCAGTCCTTCCTTGCTCGCCCAGGCCACCGGTGCTGGGAGTGAAGTCAGCCTTGAATGCCTTCCAGCAGGTTGAGGGCAgattccttccttcttccctcctctggccaggcgGCACCGTACCGCGGCACTGAATAAGCGCATTAGCCCTTCCGTGCGAGTAGTAAAACCCGCCCTTGACTCTTGTGATCGCAACGGCTGCCGCAGACGCGAGTGCCGGCTGGTGGGACAGCGACAGCCCTGGATGGCCGTTCCTTGGCACAAGGGATAAGTCACCATCCTTGTTCATGGAGCAGCTGCTGTGGACCAGCATGCTCAGAGGCTGATgtggtcccctctcccagccctttcccagGCTGGGTGCCATGTGGAAGTGGGCAGATGAACCTGCAGCTCTTCCCCGCTCCTCCAACGGGAGCGGACAGGCTTGCTTTGAACCTTCCCTGTCTGCAGTGCCCCACATCTCCCTGTCCTCCCCTGTTTCCTGACCTGACCCAGCCTGGAAGTGGGTTTTGGCAGCAGCGACCAGAAATCCAGCAGTGACTTGCCGAATCACTTCTCACCCTCCCcgctattatttttttcccaggatcTACTTGGATGAAtaacattgtttatttttatcactCGTTAAGGCTGGGAGAAAACCATTCTTGTTATGCTGAAATGAACTTGGGGCCCTTGATTAGCTGTTACTAGGCTAATCCCCTGTGAATTTTTGTTTTACGTGCTGACCTACTAACCTGTTGGCTAGTTTTGGgagacagggacagggctggaaaTCTAATGACCTTTAGGCCAGCGTCTATTCAGACAGTGTAAGCAGGGAAAGCTGCCTCCTTTGGGGTAGCGCTCTGCTCTCAGCAGCCTGCTGTCTGTCGTGCCCTTTGGTAGGAACTGGCTCACTAGGGGAAAAACTGGAAATTGTGGCCTTGTTCATACTTGGGATTTTAACCCTTGGGGACAGAGCACAGTGCTGCCGTGTGCTGTCCTGAGCTCATCTACCTCCAACCCTGCTTCGGGGTGGAAGAGGGGGAATACTtgtctctccctgctcccctcagGCAGGAGGGGGATGCGTGTGCCGCAGGCGCACGTGTGCAGGGTGGAAGTGTTGCTTggatactgctgtgacaagcccGGGGATCGTCGGTCCCGCAGTGCCAGTCCCGCTCTTCCCAGCTCGCCGAGCGCAGGCAGAATTTGGCACGCAGTGCTTGGAGGCGTGAACGCCTCGCCGGGATCCCGCACGGGCTCTGTCCATCCATGCCCGTTGCCATCGGGTGATCCCTGCCCGAGAGATGCACCTGAGCAGCTGAACGCTGCAGGAGAGAGATTTAAAGGCAGCACGTGCAGCTTgcgtcagctttttttttttccccaacacttGCAGCCAAACTCCATCCTGGAGTTTGACAGCAGAGGGGAGCTTGAGGGTATATTTTTCTCAcccttctccccatcccatcTCATTATTTGCTTTGCTTAAAGCAGCTCAAAGAACTAAAAATGCTCCCAATCAGCTTGGCGCTGTCACCTGACCGGCCGGCCTGGTGCATGTGATGGCTGCCGGGGTGTTGATCCATTGCTGGGAGATAATCTTGGCCCTTCCCACCGCATGGGCTGCGCCGTGGCTGGGCACAcactggggaaaggagaggggaaggcaggatgGGCTGACCTTAATCCCCTCGGCTGTCTATATGTGTGGCCCGTGGCGGTGGTTTAAAGCCAGCTTACTGGCCTTAACGGCCTAAGTTTTAGTAGGGTCTCCTGTTATACAAGGACGCGTCTCGGCAGCCGAGAGGTTGTTCCTCCTCTGGGGCCTCTGGTCATGCCCCCGAACCCCCAAAACTGGCTGAAGGCGATGCACTCTGTCGTTCTGATCCACTGGCCTATTTGAGCTCAAAGTGGGTCAAAGCCCAGAGCTCTCTGCTCATCCTCCTCTCTGGCTGTAAGATAAGTTGGTAGCGTTTGTTTGCCGTTCTGATAATTAGAAAGTGTTCTGACTCAGAACTAATGCGTTCTGGCTCTCTTAACTCATTAAAGATGGACTAATAGCTGCGAAGGGAAGCAGAAGTAATCTGGAGCGGTTAGGCGGAGCAGCCACTAGAAAgagttttttcctcccccctgccccccccctttGCTGTGATTTTGGCACTCGTGGTAGGTGCTGGTTTTCTCGTCCTGTTGCCTGCGCTACAAACGCGGTGTGAGCCGACTCGATGCTGCCAATCCTTATTTCCCCTTTGGTGGGTCAAGTCAGTTGGGGGATGCCTCAAAAGCCCCCGTGTCCCCGGGTGCCTGCtgtcctgagcaggggctgtgcCAGCTGGGAAGACGGGACACCGGACATTGCAGCGTGGGGCTGGCCAGAATTAAACCCAGAGAGGAGGTGTGTGGTGCTGTAACCCTCCGAGAGGGTCTCACGTTCCTCCCCTTCTTCTCCATGCAGGTGAGGAGGAGGACGGTGATGAAGATGACGAAGCTGAGGGAGCCACAGGCAAACGGGCAGCTGAGGATGACGAGGTAGGAAGAGCAACCAGCCCCTCAGAGCCACCTGTGTCCCCagagggcttggggggggggggggggggggcatcagTGGGGCTGGAGAGGCCGGGCTGGGCTCTGGGGCTGGAACGCCCTGCCTGTGCACTCCCCGTGCCTCTCCGGGGAGGCAGCCCAGTTCCGTTTATACGCTGGCCTGGTTAGTGGGGTGTCCGCTCTGCCTGCGCGGAGCCTCTGGCCCTGGGTTGGGGAGCCCCAGGGTGCTCATGGCGGGCCAGGGCGGGGGTGCTCAGGGGCTCCCCGAGCTGGCTGCGGGAGAGGATTTTGCAGGAGGGGGGAAACGCTTGCGTTGCTCTGTCCTTGTCCCTGAGGTGGGAGAGGGACCCGAAACCCTCTCCTGCCTCACTGCCTGCCTTGATGTGGCTCTCGCCAGCCCCCcctggcagccctgctcccagtcCCCTCTTCTGACGGCTTTGCTTTCCCCCCAGGACGACGACGTCGATCCCAAGAAGCAGAAAACCGATGAAGATGACTAGGcagcaaattattattatttttttttttaaataaggaggaaaacaaaccaacaaaaaaggcCAGCGCGTCCTCTTCACCCTTGGGACCCCCCTTCCCTCCCGTTGCaaccccctccccacacacacacctccccttcctcccccctccgcCGTGGTCATCCTCACCAAGTAGAGTGAACCCCGTCCCCGGCCCCCCAGCGCGGCGCTGCCACTCAACGAACATACGAAACGATTCGCCCGTTAGCGGGGAGAGAAACCCCCCTTCCCCCAcagaccccctcccccccaagcaCCAAAACTTCAAGGCCCTGCTTTCTTTCTTAAAAGTACTTTAAAGGagaatttgtttgtattttttatttacattttatatttttgtacatATTGTTAGGAGGTCCGCCATTTTTAAGTGATCTCGGATTGACCAAAAGGGGGGCTTTGAAGTGTATATCTCTCTTGTTACCTATCTCTGACTTGTGGTGTGACCAGGCCCAAACCATTATCTCAaaggagaataaaacaaaaccttgtaaaaaaattaaaaaaaaaaaagacaaaaatgcaaaaaaaaaaaaaatttacaatctTATTCTGAGCATTCCAGTaactttttttgtgtatgtaCTTTAGCTGTACCATAGATCGTGGTTTGTATGAGGTGGCAAGGCCAAAGataaaaaggttttcttttttttttttctgtctatgaagttgctgtttatttttattttttttctttttttttggcctgtttGATGTATGTGTGAAACAATGTTGTCCAACAATAAACCGGAATTTTATTTTGCTGAGTTGTCCTAACAAGGCTGCCTCCcaactgctgctttttgttttagttttaatttgttttagtgttttgtttctttcttccccttctttctctcctttctttctttgctttggaCTTGGGCTGGGACGAGAGTTGGAGAGAGGGTAGCGGGGTGCAGGGCGTTGGCGGGGAGGGCCTGGGGGCTGTGGTCCCAGCTGGTGTCTGCAGCGCGGGGCTGGGCCATCCCCCTGCTGCCGGGGCAGGCGAGGCAGCGTGTTCTCATGGCTGCGCTCTGTGGAGAGCTGCAGCTGTGCCCCCGGCACGGCCTCTGCGTGATCCGGCACGGCCTCTGCGTGATCCCACACGGCCTGGCTGCTCTTGGGGATCGGTAGGGGCAGGTTAGACTGGGAAACCATTGGAGGTACAGGCTAAAATGAAAGTGAGCTGGCGTGTGTGGGTATGGGGTGCTCGGCAATCCTGCTGTCCCTGTACAATCAAATTTGGGGATTGCGTTTGGCTGGCGCAGTGGGGATGAGAAACCCATCCCAAAAATCCTTCCTTGCAATGCCTGCTGCGGGTGGGTGACCCTCCGGTTGTGGGGTGGTGGGTGCTGAGGTCATGCAAATGCCTCCCCTTCCTTTGGGCCGCATGAGGCAGCACGGGGCTTGTTTACAGCATTGCTGGCAGCGGGGTAGGACGGgtgtgctggaggaggcagcgTTCAGCAGAGATTGAATTCAGTCGGAACTGGTCCCTGAGGGATGCTCCAGcctgcaccggctgcccagcaGTTTCTGGGGTGCCAAGTTAGCAGAGGTTTGGCGGTGGGACCCCGAGAGGCAGGCTGGGGTTTGTCTGTCCGCTTTAACCCGACCAAAAATGCTGTAACTTAGCCTAGAcctctgctgctttgctcctccTAACCTTCCTCCAACTTACTTTTCCCCCTCCTCTAGGGCGTTGGAGCTCAGAACAGCTCAGCTCGCTCCGCCAGGTGTGCAGAGACCCGTTTGCAGGAACCCTCCTTGTATCTGTGCCTTCCAAACCCTCGCCCTGGCTCTGGCGAGTCCCCTTTCCCCCACTGACCCGGCCCTGTGCTTGAAGCCGTGCCAGATGGTCTCGTTTCCTCCTCTTGCCCTGCAATCCCGGCAGTTAGCGTTGAGATGCTggggggtgattttttttttttttttttttttttttttttttaaaagaagaggaaCTGTCGTGCATTCAATGCGTTGGCTGTGAGGGTCACAGCTTCTCCTGATCCCTGGGAGCCGCCAGGTCGCTTACTCTGTATTTACACCGGTGGGAAATAAGCTCAAAATCTGGCTCCTTGTCCTTAATTATCCAACTAATCATGGTGCTAGCTGATAGCTTATCAGATTTACTGCCTCGATTCACCGGCCGTATCCAGCCCTGCCTCTCGCCTGCCTGGGCGATGGGGTGCTCGTGGCAGGGCTGGAGGCCGGCGCTAGATTTGATTAGCGGGTGCTCTGATGTCCCCGATGGGATGTGACAACATGGGAGCAGCAAACGGCGCTGCCAAGTGTCACCGACTGTCACTGTACGGCTGGGTGGTGCCTTGTTGTGCAGTGCCAGGAGCCGTGCCCGTGTCCCCGCCACGGCTGCCCTGTGCAGGGCTTGTGGACCGCGATGGGCTCTGACGACGTGCGATTCAAGCTGGTGTTTGCAGATTTGTGAGGCAAATTATTCAAATAAGTTTCTGCAGCTGAGGAGCCGGTGAGCAGGCTCCGCATGTCACCGAAACATGGGGACCCTGCGCGCACAGCTGGCGTGAGGCCTCTGGGGGGGGGAGATTTTGGGGGAGCGGTGGCCTTACTGCCCCCCACTGCAGAGCAGGACCTGTCCTACAGCCTGCAGCCCCCCAAAACCTGGGGGTCTTGGGTAGTAGGGTCCTCTTTGGTCTGGGATGCAGGGTGTGGGGTAAAACTGGAGGCTGCCCCTGGCCTCCCAGCTGGACAGGCCGGTGATGGGTAGGGCACGGAGCAGCCGGGggtgaggagagggcagggcagggggagccccCACTCCCACAGCTCCTGGTCCTTGCCTGGCTGCCATAAGCCCCGCGGCCGCTGGCGGCGGAGAGGCCAAGACCTGCTCCCTCGCCTTCAGCTGCGCAGGGCAGCCCTGGTGTTTCTGCACCCCATTTCTACCCCCTCTGGGTACCAGCCTGCAGTCACGGCTGGGTCCCGGGGGGTCTGGCAGCCCCCCGCCACCCCATGTACCCTGGACATGCTTCCATGTCTTCGGTGCAGAGAGGGCAGACGCTGCCCCAGGCGTGGAGTGGGGCAGGAACAggctggtcctggcactgggggCTGAGACCGGCCACAGCTCGGTGCATGGGCCACCGCAGggagcccttccccagccccactgcccagCCACCTGGCCCCAGC
It contains:
- the PTMA gene encoding LOW QUALITY PROTEIN: prothymosin alpha (The sequence of the model RefSeq protein was modified relative to this genomic sequence to represent the inferred CDS: deleted 2 bases in 1 codon), with the protein product MGAARGSARAAPGSIRGAVAPRESPLARAKPSWHCSARAAARAHSPATAPHAPAMSDTAVDTSAEISAKDLKEKKEVVEETENGRDAPANGNANEENGEQEADNEVDEEEEEGGEEEDEEEEGDGEEEDGDEDDEAEGATGKRAAEDDEDDDVDPKKQKTDEDD